The sequence below is a genomic window from Lysobacter capsici.
GGTGTCGGGCGCCCTGCTGGCCGGTTTCGGCGGCACCATGCCCGACGGCCGCAGCAGCGAAGGGCTGTTGATCGGTGCGCCGGCCGGCGCCACGGTCAAGGCGGTCGCCGACGGCACCGTGGTCTATTCGGAATGGATGACCGGTTACGGCCTGCTGCTGATCGTCGACCACGGCAACGGCTATATGAGCCTGTACGCGAACAACGACGCCCTGCTCAAGGACGCCGGCGCGACGGTCAAGAAAGGCGACGCGGTGGCCACGGTCGGCAGTTCCGGCGGCCACGGCCGGCCGGCGCTGTATTTCGAATTGCGCCGCGGCGGGCAGCCGGTCAATCCGAATACCTGGCTGCGGCGTTGAACTGTGACGCTACGGCGGTAAGGGCCTGATCCATATCCCTGCCGGAACCTATGCCGATCACCGCGCACTGAGAGGTCTTTTGTGGGAGGGGCTTGAGCCCCGATGCTTTTCGCTCAGATCGCCGGACAACTGCTTCGCCTGAGCCGAAAGCATCGGGGCTCAAGCCCCTCCCACAAAAGACCTCAAGCGCGCGCGGAGGAGTCGAAATCCGCACCTCGCCGACGATTTAACAAAAGCTTGCAAGCGCGCGGCTTAACGTGCGCAGATAATCGATCGAACCCGGGTCGCCTCGCGCGGTCCTATCGCTACCTGATTCGTACCCGTTCTGGAGCGCGTGCATGTCCCTGCGTCACCCCCTGCGTAGTCTGCTACCGCTCGCCCTGGCGCTGGGCGCCGCTCCGCTGGCGTTCGCGCAGCAGGCGCCGGCCGCGCCGCAAAGCGCGCCCCAGTCCGCACCTTCGACCGCCCCGGCCACCCAGCCGACCGACACCAAGCCCGAACCCAAGTCCGCGCCCAACCCGGCCGACACCGACCCGACCGACGACACCGACACCCCGGCCCAGCCGGTGCCGCCCGCGCGCGCGCCGGCCGCCAAGGCCAAGCCCGGCAAGGACGGCGACAGCGTCGAGTCCAAGGTGCCGATCGAGGAAATTCGCCGCTACGTCGCGGTCTATAACGCGGTCAAGCAGGCCTACGTGGAACCGGTCGACGACGCCAAGCTCATGCACGCGGCGATCCGCGGCCTGCTGCTCGACCTCGATCCGCACAGCGTGTACCTCGACAAGGTCGCGGCCGAGGACTTCGACGAACAATCGCGCGGCAACTACGACGGCATCGGCGTGGAACTGCAGCGCCAGCCCGACGGCACCTTGAAAGTCATCTCGCCGATCGACGACACGCCGGCGACGCGCGCCGGGATCAAGGCCGGCGACCTGATCATCGCCATCGACGGCAAGCCGTTCAAGGTCGACGAAGGCGACAGTTCCAGCACCCTGCGCGGCGCGCCCGGCAGCAAGGTGGTGTTGACCATCGTGCGCGAAGGCCGCGACAAACCCTTCGACCTGACCGTCGCGCGCGAAACCATCCGCGTCACCAGCGTCAAGAGCCGCCTGCTCGAACCCGGCTACGCCTATCTGCGCATCAGCGCGTTCCAGGCCGACACCGCCGCGGATTTCGAAACCCAACTGGAGAAGTTGAAGACCCAGTCGGGCGGCAAGCTGCGCGGCCTGGTCATGGACCTGCGCAGCAATCCCGGCGGCCTGCTGACCTCGGCGGTGCAGATCGCCGACGACCTGCTCGACAGCGGCAAGATCGTCAGCACCCGCGGCCGCATCGCGATCAGCGACGCGCAATTCAGCGCGACCCCGGGCGACCGTCTCGACGGCGCGCCGCTGGTGGTCCTGGTCGACGCCGGTTCGGCCAGCGCTTCGGAAGTGCTGGCCGGCGCCTTGCGCGACAACGGCCGCGCGCGCGTGGTTGGCAGCCGCACCTTCGGCAAGGGCTCGGTGCAAACCGTGCTGCCGCTGGACAACGGCGATTCGGTCAAGCTCACCACCGCGCGTTACTACACGCCCAGCGGCAAATCGATCCAGGCGCTGGGCATCGTGCCCGACGTGGTGCTGCGCGCGCCGAAGGCGCCCGATGCCGACGGCCGCCCGAGCTACACCGAAGCGACCCTGCCCGGGCATCTGCACGGCGACGAAGAGGACACGCCCGGCACAAATGCCGGCGAAGTGCTCGAAGGCGACGCGCCGATCGCATCGGCGCTGGCCGAACTGAAGAAACCCGCGGGCGCGAAAACGCCGACGGCGGTCAGCAAGGCGGTGACGCCGGGTGCGAGCAAGCGCTGATCGATGCGGTGAAGCCCTGCGGTTGCAGCTCGCAGACAAACACCCGGCTCAGGCTGGGTGTTTGCGTTTGCGGGCTTTTTTTTGTGGGCGGAGCTTCAGCCTTTTTTGTGGGAGGGGCTTGAGCCCCGACGCTTTTCGATCAGTTAGCCGAACATCCGCATCATCCGAGCCGAAAGCGTCGGGGCTCAAGCCCCTCCCACAGCAGACCTCGCCATCTCGCCGACAAGTGGAACTGGCCGGTGCCAAGTTCGCGCGTGGCTTTCTTTGTTCGCACCATTGATGGCGCGCGATCGATTCGATCGAATGACCTGCGGTGGAGTCGCGGAATTTTTTGCGGGAGGGGCTTGAGCCCCGACGCCTTTCGATCAGTTGGCTGAACATCCGCATCATCCGAGCCGAAAGCGTCGGGGCTCAAGCCCCTCCCACAACAGACCTCGCCATCTCGCCGACAAGTGGAGCTGGCCGGTGCCAAGTTCGCGCGTGGCTTTCTTTGTCCGCACGATTGATGGCGCGCGATCGATTCGATCGAATGACCCGCGATGGAGTCGCGGAATTTTTTGTGGGAGGGGCTTGAGCCCCGACGCCTTTCGATCAGTTTGCTAAACATCCGCATCATCTGAGCCGAAAGCGTCGGGGCTCAAGCCCCTCCCACAATAGACCTCGATGTCCCGATGTCTTGGCCTGGGCGCGCAGCAACGCGCGGCGCGGTTCAGTCGATCGGCGTAAAGAACGCGCGGATCAACCGGTAATGCTCGTCATCGGGATCGTCGCGAAAACGCCGGTGGTCGCGATAGCGCAAATACTGGCCGGACAAACCGCGTCGCGCCATCACCGCGCGCGCGGCGGCTTCGAAGTCTTCCTCGTCATGGCGATGCCAGAACCGCACCTCCTGGTGCGCGAACTCGATCTCCAGCGCGATCCGGAACGGCAGGTCGCGGCCGAACGCCTCGTCCCAGTTCGCCTCGGCCAGTCCATGCCACTCCAAGGCGAAGCGATGGCCACGGCGCGCGCCCAGGCGCAGGTGCGAGCGCGGTAGCGACAGGTGCGAGCACAGGTACAGGGTCGGCAGACTGTCGCCCTCGTCGTCGTCGCTTTCCAGATCGAACACGTAGCCGCTGTGTTCGAGCTTGCGCCAGTCGTCGATCCGCAGCGGCATCGCTTCGTCGTAGAAATGCGGGCTCAGGTCCTGGCTGAATTCGCCATCGCCGAAGCGCATCGCCACGCCGCGCACGTCGATCGACCAGCAGATCTCGCCGCTCGCATCGTCGTTCAGCCAGCCGTGCACCTGCGCGCGTTCGACCGCGAAGCGCCGGTCCTTGAGTTCGATCGTGTCGGAGGGGCTACCGGTCATCGCGTGCTGCTCCGCGTCTCGCCGGCCCTCAGTCTAGTCAATCAGCGCGGCTTGGCCGGAAACGGAAACGGGGTGACGACTTTCTCGCCGGTGGCCGCATCGCGGATCGCCGACTGGCCTTTGCGCTCGACTTCCTCGATCCGCACGATGCTCTGCATCGGCAGGTGCAACACCTTGGTGTTGCCGAACTCGTCGCGCAAGCGTTCTTCGGTCGGATCGACGACCAGGCCTTCATGCACGTCGAACACCAGGTCGCTGACCTCGGTGAACCCCCACAGCGAACCCGAGCCGATCTTGCGCGCGTACAGCTCGTAGATCTTGCCGGCGTTGAGGAAGGTGACTTTGTAGAGGGTGGGCATGAGGGCCGGGAATCGGGAATGGGGAGTCGGGAATCGTAAAAGCGGCGATGACGCGATCTGAAAACAGCGTTGGGGCTTGCGGGTGCAACTCAAGAGCATCGGGGCGGCTCCTGCGATTCCCGACTCCCCATTCCCGATTCCCGCCCCTCAATACCCACGCTTGCGCCGCAACCGCCGCGCGATGCCGGCGCGGGCGATCAGGGCGAACGCGCCGCCGAACGCGAAGCCGGCCAGATGCGCCGACCATGCCACCGCACCGAAGGCCGGGCCGATGAAGGTGAACACCACCTGCAACGCGGCCCACACGCCGATCAGCAGCGGCGCGGGCACTTTGACGAATTGCAGGAACAGGCCCAGCGGCACCACCACGCCGAGCTTGGCGCTCGGGAACAGCGCCAGGTAGGCGCCGATCAACGCCGACACCGCGCCGCTCGCGCCGATGATCAGGCGATCCGGCGTGCCGATCGCGATCACCGCGGCCAGGTTGGCGACCGCGCCGCCGAACAGGAACAGCGCCAGCAGCCGCCACGGCCCCATCGCGCGCTCGGCCGGCAGGCCGAAGATCAGCAGGAACACCAGGTTGCCGAGCAGATGGGCCCAGTCGGCATGCAGAAACAGTGCGCTGAACAGGCGCAGCAGGCTGCCGTCGCGGACCGCGTCCCACCACGCCAGCGGGCTGGACAGGCCGCCCGACAGCGCACCCCACTCGAGCATCAGCCGGCGCTGCTCCGGGTCCGGCAAGACCACCGCCGAGACGATGAAACACAGCCACAGCAAGGCGAACAGCAGCGGAGTGGCCCAACGCAGCCGGGTGCGCTCGCGCGTGGGAATGGTGACGAACACGCGCTCAGCTCCGCCGGCCGGGAATGCCGACAGTTACCCTATTAAGGCACGAAAGATGGGTAAGTGGTTGCTGGGCTTGGCTTTGCGACATCGGTACGGGACGGCTTTGCGGTCTTGGGCGTATTGTTAGCGTTCGGTTAATAGCCGCGCTATAGTGCATACGGCGTCGTACGTCGGGAGGGGTTTCCGGCGGCACGGAGCTCGCATTTTGCGGTTCCGCGCACACGGCCGAGACAGACTAAAAATACTCCAACGGAGACTACACGCATGCAACCCTCACACCGCTACACCCGCCTGACCGCGATCGCGCTCGGCATCGCTGGCGTCATCAGCTTCGGTTCGGCCGGCGCTACCGGTTTCCAGATTCGCGAGAACAGCGTCAAGAACCAGGGCCGTGCTTTCGCCGGCAGCGCGACCGGCCAGGACGACGCCTCGGTCGTGTCGAACAACCCGGCTGCGATGGTCAATCTCGACACCACCACCATCCGCACCGACGTCACCCTGATCGACCTGACCGCGAAGTTCAAAGGCGGCGGACGTAGCGGCGCGGGCACCCCGCTGACCGGCGGCAACGGCGGCGACCCGGGCGACGCGACCCCGGTTCCGGCGATGTCGATCGTCGTGCCGTTGCACGGCGCGTTCGAAAAGCTCACCCTCGGCGCGCAGCTCAGCGCTCCGTTCGGCCTGAAGACCGAATACGACCCGAGCTGGGTCGGCCGCTATAACGCGATCGAGTCGGAAGTGAAGACCATCGATCTGACCTTGTCGGCCGCGCTGAAGATCACCGACCGCTTCTCGGTCGGCGCCGGCTTCGTCTACGAGCGCGCGGAAGCGACGCTTACCAACGCCGTCGATTTCGGTTCGGGCATCTGCGCCAATCCGCAGACCCGTCCGCTGTGCCTCACGCCGACCCCGGCGACTGCCGCGTTCGGTCCGCAGAAGAACGACGGCCTGGCCAAGGTCAAGGGCGACGACACCGGTATCGGCTGGATCCTCGGCTTCCAGTGGAAGCCGACCGACGCGCTGTCGATCGGCTACTCGCACCGCTCGGAAATCGACCACGACCTGGAAGGCGACATCACCTTCACCAAGCCGGGCAACGTCGCGGCGGTGTTCGCCGCCGGCCGCGTGACCACCTACGACAGCGGCCCGGGCGGCGCGGCGTTGACCACGCCGAGCACCGATACGGTCAGCGTGACGTATGCGTTCAACGACCAGTTCCGCATGATGTTCGACGCGCAGCAGACCGATTGGCATTCGCTGCAGTCGGTGGACATCAAGCGCGCCAACGGCAACCTGATCACCAGCGAGAAGTTCGAGTGGGACGACACGATGATGTACGCACTCGGCGCCGAGTACGACTTCAGCGATTCGTTCACCCTGCGCGGCGGCGTCGCCAAGGATGAGTCGCCGACCAACGACACTCACCGCACCCCGCGTCTGCCCGACAACGACCGCATGCTGTACTCGGTCGGCCTGACCTGGAACGCGAACGAGCACCTGAGCGTCGATGCGGCCTACACCCGCATCACCATCGACAGCCCGGACGTGAACGTGGTGTCCTCGAGCAGCTCGACCCTGGTCGGCAAGTTCAAGGGCCACGCCGATCTATTCGGTATCGCCGCTCAGTACAAGTTCTGATCCAGCGCCGTATCGCTTGACGAAAAACCCCGCCTCGGCGGGGTTTTTCTTTGTCCGCGCCCGGCCGGTCGACGGCCGGCGCCCGGCTCAGGGCCGCAGTTCGAACAAGGCCGGCAGCGGCGGACGATCGGAAGGGACCTTGCGCACGCGGCTGAAGCCGGCTTTGCCGGCCATGTCGCGCGCACGGGTCTCGCCCATGAACGCGCCGAGCCCGGCGCCGCCGTGCGACAGCGAACAAGTCATGCAGTACAGCGTGCTCTGCGGGTACATCACCCGGCCGAACAGGTTCATGTTTTCGTGCAGCTCTTCGGACAGATTGAGTTCGACCATGAGGTAGGTGCCGTCGTCGGCGGTCGAGGTGCGCAGGTCCTTCATCATCTGCTGCGGATCGGCGGCGTCGTGAATCACCACGAAGGTGGTTACGAAGTCGAATTTCTTGCCCAGCAGCGCATCGGAATCGGCGACCTCGAAACGCACCCGGTCGCCGAGTCCGGCGGCGTGCGCGTTCGCGCGCGCGCGTTCGATCGAGGGCAGGTGGAAGTCGCAGCCCAGGACAGTGGCGTTGGGAAAGGCCTTCGCCATGGTGATCGCGGCCAGTCCGCTGCCGCATCCGAAATCGAGCACGCTGCCGCCGGCTTCGAGCTTTTCCTTGACCCCGCTCAGCGACGGTATCCAGTGCTGGACCAGGAAGTGCTTGTACCAGGGCATGGTCATGCGCTCCATGCCTTGCCAGGTTTCAACCGGGTAGGCCTCTTCCGGCGCGCCGCCGCCGTGGCGGAAGGCCTCGATGATCTGCGGCGCCATCGATACGAACGGAACGCTCAGCTGGATGATGCCGCCGGCGAAGTAGGGCGAATCCTCGTCGGCCAGCACCGGGACGAACTCGTCGGGCAGGCGATAGCGTTTGCTGTGGCGGTCGTAGGTCACGTAGTCGCCGGTCGCCATGCTGCCCAGCCACTCGCGCAGATAACGCGCGTTGAGGCCGGTGTGCGCGGTGAGTTCCTCCAGCGTCACCGCGCCGGTCTGGGCCAGGGCCTTGAACAGGCCCAACTGGTCGCCGATATAGAGCATGGCGCCGCGCAGCGTGTTGCCGTAATCCTCCATGATGCGCGCGGAAAACTGCTGGACCTTGGCCGGATCGGCTTCGATGCTCACTGACATTGCTTTCTCCCCGATGAGTGATGCGGCTTGTAGTTCGTGGCTGGTAAATCGCGGCCGGTAAATCGGATGCTTCAGAAACGGCGGTTGCCGATCTGGGTCAGTACGCCGTCGACGATCGTCTCGGCCATGCCCAGATGCGCCCTGGGCTCGAACAGTCGCGCCAGTTTTCCCCCGTCCACGGCGGCGAGCACTCTGGGATCGGCCTCGACCGCTTCGCGGATCGAGACCCGATCGCGCTGACAGGCCTGGGTGAGTTCGAAGATGATTTCGTAGGCGCTGCTTTTGCCGAGTGTCTTCGCCATCTCGAACACGAACGCTTCCATGCAGATGGCATCGCCGTAGGCGTGTGCGTTGCGGTCCATCGCCGCGTCGTTGACGGTGAGCTTGCCGATCGTGTCGCTGAGCAGGGCGAGCGCGGTCAGCGCGTAGTGGGAGACGTCGGCGACCGCGCACCACTCCAGGCGGGTTCCGCGGTAGTCGCGTTCGTGTTCGAGGATCATCGCGTCCAGCGCGAGCACGACCTGCGCCTTGGCCAGGCGGGCCATCACCACGACCTGCTCGCAGCCTTCCGGATTGCGCTTGTGCGGCATCGTGCTGCTGCCGATCTGCTGGTCCGACCAGCCCACTTCCACCTCGGCGATCTCCCAGCGGTTCAAGGTGCGGATCTCGTCCGCCACGCGCGCCAGCGACGCGGTCATCATCGCCAGCGCGCTGACGAACTCGGCGACGCGATCGCGCGCCACATGCCAGCCGGCGTCCGGCACGCCGAGACACAGCCGGCGGGCGAACACGTTCAGCAGCGCCATCGCGTCGGGGCCGAACGCGGCCATCGTGCCGACCCCGCCGAACAACTGCACCACCAGCACCCGTTGCCGCGCCTGTCCGAGGCGATCGCGATGGCGCAGCAACTCGTCGATCCAGCCGGCCACTTTCAGCCCGAACGTGGTGGGCAAGGCCGGTATCGAATGGGTTCGGGCGACCATCAGCGAGCCGCGGTGCGCGTTCGCCAGCGCCGCGAGTTGTGCGATCAAGGCATCGAGCGCGACGTCGACGCTGTCGAGCACGTCGCGCATCTCCAGCGACTGCGCGGTGTCCTGGATGTCCTGGGTGGTCGCGCCGTAATGGACGTACTCGCGCGCGCTCGGGCTGCAGTTGTCCTGCAACGCGCGCAGCAGCGGCATCAGCGAGTGCCCGGTCTTGCTCACGCCGTCGGCGATCTGGTCCAGATTCATCGCCGACAATTTCGCGCTGCGCTGGATTTCCAGCGCGGCCTGCAGCGGGATCATGTGGACTTCCGCCTGCGCCATCGCGAGCACCGATTCGACGTCGAGCCAGCGCTGCAGCCGGCATCGGCCGCAGAAGATCGCCCGGCTCGCGGAGCCGGCATAGCCGCCGCCATGCACCTTCGAATCCAGGATGTGGCTGTGTTCGTGCCGGCAGTCGTCCACCAGCGCCGGCTCGCTCACCGAGCAACTGCGGCGCGCGGCGAACGCCGGGTGCGGCGTCACGTTCAAGGTCTGTGGTTCCATCGCATACCCTCCATCCAAGAATGGGCTGACTGGAAACTCGTTTCGTGGTGTCGCCCGCTCAGGATCGGCCGCGCAGATGGCCGGTCGCATCGCGTGCGACCCGGTCGACCATCTCCACGGCCAGTCCTGCGTAGGTGACCGGATCGAGCAGATCTTCGAGTGCCTGAGGCGTGAAGCTGCCGCGCAGGCGCTCGTCCTTGAGCAAGGCGTCGCGGAACGGAACATCGTGCCGGCGCGCCTCCATGGATATCTCATGCACCAGTTCGTGCGCGGTCTGCTTGCCGAATCGGCCGCCCAGCGCGAGCATCACGCGCTCGGACAGGATCAATCCGCCGAGCAGATCGAGGTTGTCGCGCATGCGCTGCTCGCGCACGTCCAGGCCCGCCGCCAACATCTCGTCCATGCGCGCGAGCAATGCGCCGGTGTAGACGAACAACTCGGGCAACGCGGCCCATTCGATCCGCCAGGCCGTGCCGTCGCGTTCGTGCAGGTGAAACGCCGCGTCGGTGAGCGCGACCATCTGCGCCCGGATCAGGCGCGACAGCGCGCTGATCAGATCGGCGGTGGACGGGTTCTGCTTGTGCGGCATGGTGCTGCTGCCGATCTTTCCCGGCGCGGTCCCTTCGCGGACCTCGTCGACTTCGGTGCGCTGCAGGTGATAGATCTCGTTGGCGATCCGCCCGAGCGTGACCGCGGGCTGCACCAGCAATCCGCCGACCTCCAGGATCCGGTCGCGCGCGGAATGCCAACTGGTGCGTGGCGCGCCGAGGCCGAGACTGGCCAAGGTGCGCCGCTGGATCTCGAATCCCTGCGCGCCGAACGAGGCCATGGTGCCGACCGCGCCGGTCAGGTTGCCCACCATCACCCGCGCGCGCGCCTCGTCGAAGCGCTGCAGATGTCGGTCGATCTCGTCGACCCAGACCGCGACCTTGTAGCCGAAGGTGGTGGGCAGCGCGTGCTGACCGTGAGTACGCGCGACCATCGGCGTGCGCCGGTGCTTGCGCGCCAGTGCGAGCAAATGGGTCTGGATCGAACGCAGCCGCGCCAGCACGAGCTCCCAGGCTTCGGCGATCTGCAGCATCAGTCCGGTGTCGAGGATGTCCTGCGTGGTCACGCCGTAGTGAACGTACTCGCCCCATCCATCTTGGCAACGCTCGGCCAGCGCCCAGATCGTCGGAATCAGGATGTGCCCGGTTTCGCGGCTCTCGCGGCCCAGCCGCTCCATATCGAACAACTCCACATCGGTGCGGCGCGCGATCTCCTGCGCCGCTTCGTGCGGGATCAGGCCCATCTGCGCCTGGGTCAGCGCGAGCGCGCGTTCGACATCGAGCCACTTCTGCACCTGATTGCAATCGCTGAAGATCGCCGCGAACTCGGGATCGGAATACACGCCGCCATAGATACGCGATTCGCTAACGTGGCTCGGCATGGTCGCGGGTCCGGCTGCTTGGCTGACTGACTGGCTGTAGCAATGGCACTTCCACGCGCTGCATTTCGTTCCAGACCGCGTCGTAGTACGCCCGCTCGACCCGGAAGTGCTGCGCCAGTGAGGTCAGGAACGATTTCTGGAAGGCCGGATCGGGAATGCGCCGCGCGATCAGCTGCCACTCGCGCTTGGCGCGCGGCGGCACCAGGCTGACGTGGATCTTGTAGTACTCGGCGGCGTCTTCGCTCAGGCCGGCCTGGAGCAGCGCGTTGTAGAGCTTCTCGTGATTGCCCGGCACGACGATCTCGGTGATGTAGAACACCGCCAGGCCCCAGCCCACGTCCGGATTGCGGAAGCTGCGCACGCGGTTGTTCAAGTACGCGATTTCCTCGGGCATCGTGCTGACGGCCTGGAAGTCCGCTTCGAGATCGACGGCGTCGAGCAGCTTGGCCAGCAGGCGCGGGTGCGAGCGCACGTCGTCCTCTTCGCCCAGTTCTCCGTAGAGGTAGCGGCCGAGCGCCGCGGCGTCGTCCACGTCGACCAGATTCACCAGCAGGTCCGCGGCTTCGCGGTACAGGCGGAAGGTGCGGAACCACTGCCGCCGCAAGAACACCCGAAGCTGCGCGGGCGAGGCGGAGCCTTCGAAAATGTACTGCGACATCGGGTGCTTCTCGCGCGAGCGCGAGGCCACCTCCTGTTCGATCCGCGCGAGGAACTCGGCCTCCGACAGGGCCGTGGGAATGTCGGCGGGAGGAATGAAACGTTCCTCCACGCGATACGCCCAATTGCACAGCCAGCGGCGTGCGAGCGCGGTGGCGGTGTCGTCGCTCAACGACAGGATGTACAGCAGCTTCTGGTACTCGGCCTGGCTGTCGGTATTGCCCGTGAGCGCGGTTTCGGCGAGCTCGGTCAATGTTTTGGCCGCCGTTTCCAGATGGGCGAACGACGCCCTGGGGTCCAGCGCGCGGGCGAGGATGCGCGCGCGGTTGGTCTGAAGGGCTTCGAGCTGTGGCAACGAATGATTGCGAGTGTTCGACATGCGCGCTCCTTGGCAGGCGCCTTGCGGAATGGGGCTTAGTGGATGTGCTGTCCCTGCATCTGTCGCCACAACATGTCGAAGTAGGCCCGATTGATGTCGAAGTGACGCGTCAGCGATTGCATGAACGTGCGCTGGAACGATTCGCTATGGGCGAACTTGGCGATGAGCTCCCACATCTCCTCGGTGTCGATCTCGTCCTGAGTTCCGTGCAGGCGATGGAACTCGCTCGGGCCTTCGGGCACGCCCATGCGCTGCAGCAGTTCGTAGATCCGCAGGTGGTTGACGCAGCTGACCGATTCGACCGCGTACACCAGCGACAGGCCCCAGGCGATGTCGGTGTGGCGGACGCAGCGGATGCGGTTGTTGATGTAGGCCTTTTCCAGCGGATCGAGCGCGGCGAAGTCGATGCGCAAGGGGATGTCGAAATACGCCATCAGCTGCGACAGCAAGGTGGGGTGCGCGCGGTCGGGCGTCTCCGCGCCGGCTTCGCCGTAGAGGTTGCGGTAGAACACCGAGGCGTCGTGGATGGCCTCGAACCGGAACGCGAGTTCGGCCAGCAGGCTGTAGAAGTTGTACGAGCGGTTCCAGTGATGCCGCAGGAACAGGCGCACGTCGCGCAGCGGCGGCGCGCCCTGGAACAGGTGCAGCGACATCGGATGCTTGACCCGCGTGCGCGAGGCGATCTCGGCATCGACCGCGGCGCGGAACTGATCCACCGGCAACACGCGGAAGTCGGGCAGCGTCGGCGCGAACCGGTCCTCGACCTGGTAGATCTGGCTGGCCAGCCAGCGCCGGGTCGGTTCGGTACGAGGCTCGCCGGGCACGTGCAAGTCGAGCAGGATGGATTGGTACTGCGCGTAGCAGGCCGCGTCGCCCTCGAGTCCTTTCTGGGTGAGCGCGAGCAGCGCGTCGGCCGCGAGCGCGGTCCGGGAACTGGCCGCGCCCGGCTTCAGCGCCTCGGCCAGCAGGATCGATGCCTCGGCCGGCGCCGGATTGGCCTGAGCGGAAGGATGTTGGTCGTGCTGGGTATCGCGAAACGTGCTGGTCTCGTTCATGAGTATCCCCGTTTGCTGGCGAATGGCCGCTGGCTGTGAATGAACGGCGCGCAGGCACACGCGCCGCGATCGACTCGCGACCATGGTGTTGGTTGGCAATCAAGAACCCCGGATGCCGCGCGGTACTCGGCGGCGTGTCAGGCTGCGCGGATAGCGTCGCTATGCGCGGCCGCTGCGCTTACCGGAGTCGTTCCCCATACCTCGCTGGAATCCGACCTCAGCGCGCCGCCGAGGCCTGCGCGTTGGAATCGGCGAACGCTTGCAGGCAGTGCGCGGAACAAAAGTAGTGTTCGACACCGGCTTGCGCGAGGCGGTGCGGGGTTGCGGCCGGGTCCACCTGCATGCCGCAGACGGGATCGATGCTGGCGGTCGGCGTCGCCTCGACGGTGCTGCAGGTTCGCGCGGCGGAGCAGCAATCG
It includes:
- a CDS encoding S41 family peptidase gives rise to the protein MSLRHPLRSLLPLALALGAAPLAFAQQAPAAPQSAPQSAPSTAPATQPTDTKPEPKSAPNPADTDPTDDTDTPAQPVPPARAPAAKAKPGKDGDSVESKVPIEEIRRYVAVYNAVKQAYVEPVDDAKLMHAAIRGLLLDLDPHSVYLDKVAAEDFDEQSRGNYDGIGVELQRQPDGTLKVISPIDDTPATRAGIKAGDLIIAIDGKPFKVDEGDSSSTLRGAPGSKVVLTIVREGRDKPFDLTVARETIRVTSVKSRLLEPGYAYLRISAFQADTAADFETQLEKLKTQSGGKLRGLVMDLRSNPGGLLTSAVQIADDLLDSGKIVSTRGRIAISDAQFSATPGDRLDGAPLVVLVDAGSASASEVLAGALRDNGRARVVGSRTFGKGSVQTVLPLDNGDSVKLTTARYYTPSGKSIQALGIVPDVVLRAPKAPDADGRPSYTEATLPGHLHGDEEDTPGTNAGEVLEGDAPIASALAELKKPAGAKTPTAVSKAVTPGASKR
- a CDS encoding OmpP1/FadL family transporter, producing MQPSHRYTRLTAIALGIAGVISFGSAGATGFQIRENSVKNQGRAFAGSATGQDDASVVSNNPAAMVNLDTTTIRTDVTLIDLTAKFKGGGRSGAGTPLTGGNGGDPGDATPVPAMSIVVPLHGAFEKLTLGAQLSAPFGLKTEYDPSWVGRYNAIESEVKTIDLTLSAALKITDRFSVGAGFVYERAEATLTNAVDFGSGICANPQTRPLCLTPTPATAAFGPQKNDGLAKVKGDDTGIGWILGFQWKPTDALSIGYSHRSEIDHDLEGDITFTKPGNVAAVFAAGRVTTYDSGPGGAALTTPSTDTVSVTYAFNDQFRMMFDAQQTDWHSLQSVDIKRANGNLITSEKFEWDDTMMYALGAEYDFSDSFTLRGGVAKDESPTNDTHRTPRLPDNDRMLYSVGLTWNANEHLSVDAAYTRITIDSPDVNVVSSSSSTLVGKFKGHADLFGIAAQYKF
- a CDS encoding rhomboid family intramembrane serine protease is translated as MFVTIPTRERTRLRWATPLLFALLWLCFIVSAVVLPDPEQRRLMLEWGALSGGLSSPLAWWDAVRDGSLLRLFSALFLHADWAHLLGNLVFLLIFGLPAERAMGPWRLLALFLFGGAVANLAAVIAIGTPDRLIIGASGAVSALIGAYLALFPSAKLGVVVPLGLFLQFVKVPAPLLIGVWAALQVVFTFIGPAFGAVAWSAHLAGFAFGGAFALIARAGIARRLRRKRGY
- the purB gene encoding adenylosuccinate lyase; the protein is MPSHVSESRIYGGVYSDPEFAAIFSDCNQVQKWLDVERALALTQAQMGLIPHEAAQEIARRTDVELFDMERLGRESRETGHILIPTIWALAERCQDGWGEYVHYGVTTQDILDTGLMLQIAEAWELVLARLRSIQTHLLALARKHRRTPMVARTHGQHALPTTFGYKVAVWVDEIDRHLQRFDEARARVMVGNLTGAVGTMASFGAQGFEIQRRTLASLGLGAPRTSWHSARDRILEVGGLLVQPAVTLGRIANEIYHLQRTEVDEVREGTAPGKIGSSTMPHKQNPSTADLISALSRLIRAQMVALTDAAFHLHERDGTAWRIEWAALPELFVYTGALLARMDEMLAAGLDVREQRMRDNLDLLGGLILSERVMLALGGRFGKQTAHELVHEISMEARRHDVPFRDALLKDERLRGSFTPQALEDLLDPVTYAGLAVEMVDRVARDATGHLRGRS
- a CDS encoding DUF1820 family protein; translation: MPTLYKVTFLNAGKIYELYARKIGSGSLWGFTEVSDLVFDVHEGLVVDPTEERLRDEFGNTKVLHLPMQSIVRIEEVERKGQSAIRDAATGEKVVTPFPFPAKPR
- a CDS encoding class-II fumarase/aspartase family protein, giving the protein MEPQTLNVTPHPAFAARRSCSVSEPALVDDCRHEHSHILDSKVHGGGYAGSASRAIFCGRCRLQRWLDVESVLAMAQAEVHMIPLQAALEIQRSAKLSAMNLDQIADGVSKTGHSLMPLLRALQDNCSPSAREYVHYGATTQDIQDTAQSLEMRDVLDSVDVALDALIAQLAALANAHRGSLMVARTHSIPALPTTFGLKVAGWIDELLRHRDRLGQARQRVLVVQLFGGVGTMAAFGPDAMALLNVFARRLCLGVPDAGWHVARDRVAEFVSALAMMTASLARVADEIRTLNRWEIAEVEVGWSDQQIGSSTMPHKRNPEGCEQVVVMARLAKAQVVLALDAMILEHERDYRGTRLEWCAVADVSHYALTALALLSDTIGKLTVNDAAMDRNAHAYGDAICMEAFVFEMAKTLGKSSAYEIIFELTQACQRDRVSIREAVEADPRVLAAVDGGKLARLFEPRAHLGMAETIVDGVLTQIGNRRF
- a CDS encoding class I SAM-dependent methyltransferase, with the translated sequence MSVSIEADPAKVQQFSARIMEDYGNTLRGAMLYIGDQLGLFKALAQTGAVTLEELTAHTGLNARYLREWLGSMATGDYVTYDRHSKRYRLPDEFVPVLADEDSPYFAGGIIQLSVPFVSMAPQIIEAFRHGGGAPEEAYPVETWQGMERMTMPWYKHFLVQHWIPSLSGVKEKLEAGGSVLDFGCGSGLAAITMAKAFPNATVLGCDFHLPSIERARANAHAAGLGDRVRFEVADSDALLGKKFDFVTTFVVIHDAADPQQMMKDLRTSTADDGTYLMVELNLSEELHENMNLFGRVMYPQSTLYCMTCSLSHGGAGLGAFMGETRARDMAGKAGFSRVRKVPSDRPPLPALFELRP